One Malus sylvestris chromosome 14, drMalSylv7.2, whole genome shotgun sequence DNA segment encodes these proteins:
- the LOC126598673 gene encoding uncharacterized protein LOC126598673, whose amino-acid sequence MAFRSMNHWKQMSTGLRRYATATSPKMKPYAPAAGATENPQQSYFKRFMRGDFVPVYVAVGMIALSVTLGLHTAKQHLRYNPHVYVKKNRRETLPEVVEPERVVEESDKFIQNSFFRKVAHVQEFDDYNHAVKNPIRKDVFAHKAEPPRSKTVTLKDVGVDPIRAQPEA is encoded by the exons ATGGCTTTCAGATCAATG AACCACTGGAAACAAATGTCGACCGGCTTACGCCGATACGCAACCGCGACCTCTCCGAAGATGAAACCCTACGCCCCGGCTGCCGGTGCCACCGAAAATCCCCAACAGAGCTACTTCAAAAGGTTCATGAGGGGCGACTTTGTGCCGGTCTACGTTGCTGTCGGGATGATAGCGCTGTCGGTGACGCTGGGGCTCCACACCGCCAAGCAGCACCTGAGGTACAACCCCCACGTCTACGTGAAGAAGAACCGGAGAGAGACTCTGCCGGAGGTGGTGGAGCCGGAGCGCGTGGTGGAGGAGTCTGACAAGTTCATTCAAAATTCGTTTTTCAGGAAGGTGGCGCATGTTCAGGAGTTTGACGACTACAATCACGCCGTTAAGAATCCGATCCGGAAAGATGTTTTCGCTCACAAAGCCGAACCGCCCCGTTCGAAAACCGTGACTCTCAAGGACGTCGGAGTAGACCCTATCCGTGCCCAACCCGAAGCTTAG